The DNA region CGCCACGCACGTGAGCTTGCGCGAACATCTCAACGGTCTGGGCGATCTGGAACGGGTGCTCACCCGCATCGCGCTGAAAACCGCCCGTCCGCGCGATCTGGCCACCCTGCGCGAGGGCCTGGCCCGCCTGCCCGACCTGCAGACTGCGCTGGAAGCGGTCAGCAGTCCGTTGATCAACGAGTTGCGCGATGATCTCGCGCCCTGCCCCGATCTCACCGAACTGCTGGATTCGGCCATCGTCGAGCAGCCGCCCATGGTCATCCGCGACGGCGGGGTGATTGCCGAAGGCTACGATGTGGAGCTCGACGAGCTGCGTTCGCTAAGCCAGAACGCCGGCGACTTCCTGGTGCGCTACGAGGAACAGGAACGCGAACGCACCGGCATCCAGACGTTGAAAGTCGGCTTCAACCGGGTGCATGGCTACTACATCGAGATCGGCAAGGTCCATGCCGACAAGGCACCGACCGAGTATTCGCGCCGCCAGACCCTGAAGAACGCCGAACGCTACATCACCGAGGAACTGAAAACCTTCGAGGACAAGGTGCTCTCGGCGCGCGAAAGGGCCCTGGCGCGCGAAAAGGCACTCTACGAACAACTCGTCGAGCGACTGTCTGGCGAACACGGCCGCCTGGCCATCGTGGCAGCGGGCCTGGCGACCCTGGATGTACTCACCACCTTTGCCGAGCGTGCCGAAACCCTGTCAATGACCACACCCGCCATCGACAGCGAACCGGGGCTGGACATTGTCGAGGGCCGTCATCCGGTGGTCGAACGGGTGCAGGACAGCGCCTTCGTGCCCAACGACTGCCGACTCGACCCGGAACGGCGCATGCTGGTCATTACCGGACCCAACATGGGCGGCAAGTCCACCTACATGCGCCAGGCCGCATTGATCACCATCCTGGCCCACGCGGGATCTTTCGTGCCGGCAAAATCGGCCCGTATCGGCCCCATTGACCGCATCTTCTCGCGCATCGGCGCCGGCGACGATCTCACCCGTGGCCGATCCACTTTCATGGTCGAAATGGTCGAAACGGCCAATATCCTCCACAACGCCACCGAACAGTCGCTGGTGCTGATGGACGAAATCGGCCGCGGCACCTCGACCTTCGACGGCCTGGCCCTGGCCTGGGCCGTGGCCACCGAGCTGGCACTGAACGTGCGCGCCTTCAGCCTGTTCGCCACCCATTACTTCGAACTGACCCGCTTGGCCGAAGATCACGACGGCATCGCCAACGTGCACCTGGACGCGCGCGAACACGGCGACGAGATCGTCTTCCTGCACTCTGTCAGAGAGGGCCCGGCCAGCCAGTCCTACGGCATCCAGGTCGCCCGCCTGGCCGGCGTACCCAAGCCGGTCATCGCCCAAGCGAGAAAACACCTGAACCGCCTGGAAAACGAGGCCACAGCGGCAACCAGCCCACAAATGGGCCTGTTCGGCGCCCCGGCCGCAACGGCTCAAGAAACCGCAACCGAACCCGACCCGGTCCGCGACATGCTCGAAGACATCGACCCGGATGACCTCAGCCCGCGTGAGGCATTGGACTGGCTGTATCGACTCAAGAAGATCTGAAGAGTGACGTTCCCCTGGTTTGTCCTCCCGCTCCCCGGTTTGAACCGGCCGGGTCAGTAAATTGGGAGTTCGCCTGGTCTTGACCAGTTAGAGGTGGTCGAGGCCCTCAAGCGACCTGCGGGCTTCCTGCGTCTGTGGATGATTCTCCCCCAGCACCCGCCGGTATCCAGCGAGGGCCTCTGCGAGATTGACCTCGGCTTCCTGGCTGTTGCCCGCCCCCGCCTGGAACTGACCCAGACGACGCAAGGTGTGCAAGGTCTCGGGGTGGCGCTCCCCCAGGCTCTGGCGTTCGATTTCCAGCACCCTCCGAAAATAGGTCTCGGCCTGATCGGGGCGGTCCCGCTCGATCATTAGTCGGGCCAGCTGCCGCAGCGTGTTGCGCGACCGATGATGGGCCTGGCCATGCAACTCCAGCATGATATCCAGTGCGCGCCGCAGCATGGTTTCCGACTCCTCGTACTGACCCAGTTCGCGGTAAAGCGCTCCAAGACCCGTCATGGTAAATGCAGTGTCACCATCCCGCTCCCCCAGGGCTTCAAGCCGTCCCTCCAGCGCGCGTTCATAATATTCTTGGGTTGCCTCCAGATCACCGAGACGGAAGTAAACCGATCCCATGCTGTTGATGGTTCTCAGGGTGGATCGATGCAGCTCCCCCTTGGTCGGCAACTGCAGCTCAAGGCGCTCTTCGAGGACTTCCAGGCTTGCTTCATATTCACCGGTAACGGCCTGCAAATGCACCAGCTCCATCATCGAGTCCATGGTATCCGGATGGGCCGGACCCAATTCCCGGCGGCGAATCCGCAATGCGGTCTGTTGCGGTTCGATGGACTCGTGTACCAGCCCGATGTTGCGAAGCGTAGTCGCCAGGGTCTGCAGCAGGTGAGCCTGCACCACCGGTTGAGCGGCAAACTGCTCTTCGATGGCCTGACGCGTCTGGTCGAAAATCGCCTGGTCAAGCGTTTCCAGTGCAAAATCAGTGAAATTGATCGTGGACAGCAGCCCATCGAGTTGCTCCGGCCAGTTGTCGGCTACTCCTCCCGGGTCTGACGACAGGTACTCGTTTTCGACGAGACCAGCCCGCAACCTGGATTGCATCTCCGCGCCCATCATTTCGGCATCGATGCCAGCGAGCTGGGCTTCCTGGAAGCCCACGACCTCAGCCAGCTCCAGGGCATGACGCTCTGCACGGTCTCGTTCCATCCCCGCCTGCTGATACATCACCGAGGTCGCAACCAGTCCGATGGCAAGAGCAGCACCCGTGGCAATGGCACCGCCGAGAAGCACCGGATTTCTGCGAACGAACTGCTCGACGCGATATTTCCGCTCATGAGAGAGGGCCGAGACGGGTTGATGCCTGGCAAAAGCCTGCAGATCACCCAGCAGTTCCGCGGCCGAACGGTATCGATGCTGCTGCTGATCGGCGCAGGCTTTTTCGATCATGGCCGCGAGCTCCCGGCTTCTGCCATGGCCAGCGGCAGCAATCATGCTGTGAACGGAACATCGGGCCCTGGTATAGCTCTGGCCGGTCAACAACCAGAACAGGAGAGCGCCCAGCGCCCAGATATCGCTACCTGGCGTGGCCTCATCCCCCTCAAGCTGCTCGGGCGCGGCAAACGCCGGAGTCAGCGCCCGAACCTCCTGAAAATCCGTCGCATCGGATCCCACAAGCCGCGCCACGCCGAAATCCATCAACTTGACGCCACCGTCGCTTCGCACCCGCACATTGGCCGGCTTGATGTCGCCGTGCACAATCAGCCGTTGATGGGCGTGGGCAGTCGCCTCAACCAGGGTTTCGAACAGGCCCAGCCGATCGGACAGCGAACGTTCGCTCTCCTCCAGCCAGTCTTCCAGGTCCAGGCCATCAATCCACTCCATGACCAGAAAAGGGCCGGCACGATCATTCAGGCCGGCATCCACCAATCGGGTGATGGCAGGGTGATCCAGCTTTGCCAGCAGCCGGCATTCCCTCCTCAGCAGGTCGGCCAGTCCACGCTTGCGGCGCGCGATCAGCTTGACGGCCACCGCCATCTCGAAGGCCCCGTCAGCCCGCTCGCCCCGATACACCATTCCCATGCCACCCTGGCCAACCGCCTCGACAATACGCCAGGGGCCAATTTCGGTTCCCGGTGGAAGGTCGGTTTGCCGGGCGCTACTCGTGCGCTCGCGCGCCGCGTCGTCGGCCAGATGTCGGACCGAATCCTGCAGCACAGTGACGGTATGACTGCGATCGACAAGCTGCTCAAGCCAGTGACTCAGGCGCGGAAAGCGGACCCGGCACCGTTCCAGAAACCCACGCCGCTCACTGTCATCCAGCTCCAGGTACTGCACGAGAAGCCGATCAACCGCGCTTCGTCGAAGTGGCGTGAGAATCCTGGAGTACTGGCCCATGGCATGCTGCCTGCAACCCGTGGCCCGGTTGCGATCCCTGCAAAACGAACTCCAAGGGTAGCACTGCTCTTCAACTCTGTTCCAATACCCGCCGTGTTGATTCGTTTTACTTCGGCCTGACAGGACGAAAGTCGATCCGACGAAGCTGCGCGGGTAGTATGGACCCGACCGGGCCATCAATGGATAATGCCCATACAGTGCCTATCATGCAAATCGAAACGACCCGGACTACCCAAGTGGCCAGACTGACAGGCGAAAGCGGATTGCCGATCACCCGAGGATACTTGTCATGAGAAAGTTGATCACAGCCATTCCAGCACTGGCCCTCATCGCAGCGCTAATGCTGCTGATCGCCGGTCCCGGCACGCGGCTGGGGCTGTGGGAGTTCGGCTTCGGCTTTACGCTGATGCGCTGGGCGCTGTATCTCGGCGTTGCCGCGGCCGTGCTGGCCATCGCGCTGCTGATCATCCCGAAAACCCGGCGCGGCAATCTGGGCGGTCTCGCGGCGGCCATCGTCATCGGTCTGGGCACGGCAGCCGTACCCTACCTGTGGGTGCAGCAGGCCCAGTCAGTGCCCCGCATTCACGACATCACCACCGACACCGTCGACCCGCCACCATTCGTGGCCATAGCCCCGCTGCGCGAGGATGCGCCCAACCCACTCGAGTATCCCGGCGAAGAAACCGCCGAGCAGCAGCGTGAGGCCTATCCCGACATAGTGACTTTTCGCACCCACGTCTATCCGGCGATCATGTTCGACCATGCCGTTGCCGTGGTCGAGCAGAAGGGCTGGGCGCTGGTCGACGCCAACCAGGACGAAGGCCGCATCGAAGCGACCGACACCACCTTCTGGTTCGGTTTCAAGGATGACGTGGTCATTCGGGTTCGCGCCCACAACAATGGCAGCGAAGTCGACGTGCGGTCGAAGTCGCGCGTGGGCATGAGCGATGTCGGTGCCAATGCAGCCCGAATCCGCGGCTTTCTGGATTCGCTGGAAGAACGGCTGCACTGACCTTACAAACCCGCAAAGCCCAGACGAATCCAGTCCGGATGACTCACTGAGGGTCTTGCTACGCGTCGAACCGAAGTGAGTCATCCGGACTGGATTCGCACTCGAAGCCCCCAATCTCAGGCCGAACCACGCTCCGGCTGCGCAATCAACCTGACCAATCGTGACTGGTCGGATCGATCGCCAATTTCGATCACCCAGTCGGCGTCCGGCAACCAGCCCTTGCCCTTTTCGGCCCATTCGACCAGCATCAAGCTGGTGTCTGTGAGCAGATCCTCGAGCCCCAGGTAGAGAATCTCCTCGCCATGACCGAGGCGGTAAAGATCGAGGTGATGGACCTCGAACCCGTCGATGTCGTAACTCTCGATCAACCCGAAAGTCGGGCTCTTGACCCGGCCCTGAAAACCGAATGCACGCAGCAACCCGCGCACCAGCGTGGTCTTGCCCACACCGAGATCACCGGTGAGATAGACTACGCCGCCATTGGCGAAAACCGGACGCAAGGTCTCGCCCAGCGCCATCATCTCGGCCTCGGTGGCTGGCTGGTACTGACTGGCTTCCGTCATGCCGGCAGCACTCGGTGCAGTGCGCCGATCAGGTCACTGGCCAGGATCTGGCGACGTCCCGACGCGGCACGGTCACCAGCCAGGGCATGCAAAAGCACCCCGCAACAAGCTGCATCGAAATCATCCAGGCCTTGCCCGCGCAGACTGGCGATCATTCCGGTCAATGCATCGCCCATGCCGGCGCTGGCCATGGCAGGATTGCCGAACGGGCAAACGGCCACGTTACCGGTCGGTTCGGCGATCAGGGTGCCGTGGCCTTTCAGTACGACTGTTGCGCCAAACCGCTGTGCCAGTTCACGCACCGCGGCAAAGCGGTCAGCCTGGACATCCGAGACCTCGACCCCGAGCAGACACGCCGCCTCACCCGGGTGCGGGGTCAGAATCCAGTTGCCGCGTTCAATAGGCGAATCACCCAGCAGGTTGAGTCCATCGGCATCAAGCACCAGCGGCTTGTCACTTTTCAGGAGTCGCCGCCAGATGACCCCGGCCCAGTCATTACGACCCAGCCCCGGTCCCAGCGCTAGCACATCGGCACCATCAAGCAGAGGATCCAGATTACTCAGCTCCTCCACACCATGCCCCATGATCTCGGGCTGCAGGGTAGCGGCCAGCGTGGCATGCGCGGCGCGGGTCGCGACATGCACCAGGCCGCTGCCGGTGCGGAGTGCCGCCTGCGCGGCCAGCACCGGGGCACCGGCCATTCCCGCGTTGCCGCCGGCGATCAGCACGGTGCCCAGCATGCCCTTGTGCGTGTCAGGTGTACGTGGCGGCAACCATTGTTTGATCTGCGACGGGGCGAGCAATTCCGCATCCGGCTGAACCGAGTCGTAGATCACCCTCGGCACATCCAGGTCATCGAATACCCGCTCACCGCACCAGCGCCCCGCCTGCCCGGTGTAGAGACCGCGCTTGCGGCCGATAAAGCTGACCGTCACATCGGCCCGAACACTGATTCCCTGTGGCATGCCGGTATCGGCGCTCAAGCCGGAAGGCACATCGATGGCCAGCACCGGGTGGCCGGAATCGTTGATATGTTCAATCAAGCGCGCAAAGTCATCGCGCACCGGCCGATCCAGCCCGGTCCCCAGCAGGGCATCGACGACCACGTCGCCGCGCAGTCGCTCGTCGGCCGGCTCGATCTTGCCGCCGTATTGTTGCCAGTCGCGGGCGGCGCGGGCTGCATCTCCGGACAGCTCTTCGGGCGACTTCAGCGCGATCAGTTGCACACCCAGCCCGGCCTCGCGCGCCAAACGGGCCACCACGTAGCCGTCACCGCCGTTGTTGCCGCCGCCACAACACACGGTAATCGCGCGAGCCTCCGGCCAGCGTGCCATCAGGGTGGCGAAGGCGCGCGCACCGGCGCGGTTCATCAATTCGTAACCATCGATCCCTTGCCCTTCGATGGCCAGCCGGTCGAGTTCGGTCACCTGGGCGGGCCGGTACAGATTCTGGGATAGTTTCATGAACCTGATTATAGGGCGCGAAAGACCCTGAAGAATGGCTCTATCTTGTGCCCGACCCGCCTGGAAAATCTCGAATCAGGGTACGACCTGCTCGAATCGATCCTGAAACACTTCCGGCGGCAGATCCTCAATGGTCGGACTGGACGCCATCATGACCTCGCAGGATCCCGGCTCACAGTACTGGCCGGTGTTCAGGTCAACCACCTGGACGTCGCCCTCGGCAGTGGCCAGCAGCCCTCGTTGCGGTTCGGCCAGCTGCTCCAGCTCTCGGCATTGCCCGCTTTCCAACGAGTAGACCGATCTGCCCGAGCCTGCGCTATTGGCGCAGGCCCGAACGACCTGCTCGTGATTGAACCATTGTCCATCGGGGAGGAGGTAACCCGGCGGGGATGTGGGGTCAGACAGTGCCTCCTCGTCGACCACGATGTGAAGAGCGTCAGCACTTGCGGTTGCCGAAATCCCCAAAACCACAGCCAGCATACTGATCCCCTTTCTTAGCATTGGTGCTGCCGACGAAAATCCCAGCAGTGTCGTCGCACAAGTCCGTCATCGTCGAAATGCTTCCAGGTAACCTCGTCATTCGACTTGATCCGCAGGGCCTCCATCGGCTTGCCGTCGGCCTTCCACTCCTTGCGATGCCTGACGAAACTGTTCTCGAGCTCGACCTGCCACTCGAGCTGGGTTTCATCTTCGTCAGAGTAGACTTTGATTAGAAGCTCAGGGCAGTGTTCACTCGCCGTCAGGTGCTGAATGATTTCCGGCGACCACTGATCCACTTTCCGGACAACCCGCATCCCCTCGAACTCTGCCCCACCATCTTCCGGCCGCTCGACTTCGTGATGCATAGTTTGCAGGGGCAGAAGGTCCTCAGACTCACCCAAACAATCGGCTTTCATATAAGCTGGGCTGGATGCGATAGCGGAGCCAGTCAGCAGCAGCCCGAGCAGACCGGCCGCGGTGACAGTCATCGCAACCGGCGTCGACCTCAAAAGCTGAATCTCTTTCATCACGCATGATATTTGGTTTTTGGATTACGGCGAGAATAGCAAGGAAAAACCTTAATAATCAACCAAGAACCGGATATCGCCACGGTGCTGTCTTACCGCCTGGTCCATTCCGGCGACCCGATATAATACACACCAATGAGTCATGTTCAGGATGACAGGCAAAGCGGGGGCTCGCCAGAGAAACTCGCCCGCTCGATTCGCCAGTGGGGGCGAGAGCTTGGGTTCTCTGCAGTTGGTTTTGCCGATATCGACCTGGCCGATTATGAGGCCCGCCTGGACGACTGGCTGGCAAAAGGCTTCCAGGGCGAGATGGACTGGATGGCCGCCCATGGCCGCAAGCGCAGCCGGCCGGATCAACTGCACCCCGGCACGCGCTCGGTCATCGTCACGCGCATGGACTACCTGCCCGAAGCGGCCACACCGACACTGGAACTGGCCGAACAGGCCGACCGCGCCAACATCTCGCGCTACGCGGTCGGGCGTGACTATCACAAGGTCATCCGCAAGCGGCTGGTCAAACTGGCCCGGCGCATCGAGCAGGAAATCGGGCCGTTCAACCACCGCGTATTCACCGATTCGGCCCCGGTGATGGAAAAGGCGCTGGCCGAGAAGGCCGGGCTGGGCTGGATCGGCAAGCACACCCTGCTTTTGAACCGTCACGAGGGTTCCTGGTTCTTTCTTGGCGAGATCTTCACCGATCTGAACCTGCCGCCGGACCCGCCGGTACGGGATCACTGCGGCTCCTGCCGGCGCTGCATCGACATCTGCCCCACCGATGCAATCGTCGCTCCCTACCAGCTCGACGCCCGCCGCTGCATTTCCTACCTGACCATCGAACTCAAGAGCGCCATTCCCGAGGAGTTTCGCAAGGCAATCGGCAACCGCGTGTTCGGCTGCGACGACTGCCAGGCCGTGTGCCCGTGGAACCGCTACGCACGATTCACCGGCGAAGACGACTTCTCGCCTCGCCGCGACCTCGACGCCGGCGACCTGATCGAACTGTTCGCCTGGGACGAAGCCACCTTCCTGTCGCGCACCGAAGGCACCGCCATCCGCCGCACCGGCTACGAATGCTGGCTCAGAAACCTCGCCGTCGCCCTGGGCAACGCCCCCACCACCCCCCAGGTCATCGCCGCCCTGAAATCCCGCAAGAACCACCCCTCCCCCCTGGTCCAGGAACACGTAACCTGGGCCCTAAACCAACACCAACACCAACACCAACACCAACACCAACACCAACACCTAACACCTAACACCTAACACCTAACACCCAACACCACCCCCTCCAAAGCCCCCCAACCTCCACGCCCCACCTCACCCCACCAACGCCCGCCCTTCACACTTCACACTTCAAACTTCGCACTCCAAAGACCCCCCCTGCCCCTCCACTCCCACCATTGCTACAATGGCCCGTTTAACCACTTCCCCGGAGACCAAGCCGTGAGCATCCTCGACAAACTCTCAAAGCTGCGCAGCATCGGCGGCAAACCCCTGACCCACGGGCTGTCCGATGAGATCCTTTCGAAGTTCGCCGACCGCGATGAGCGGCTGGGACAGGCGGTCGACGATGCGCTGGGCGTGATCGAGTGCTGGAAGTCGGCCTATCCAGAGCTGGTGGCGGCCGACGAGGCCGAGCAGAAGGATGCCCTGCAGGCCGGTTACGTCAATTTCTATGCCGACGATGCGGTCAACCCCTACGTAGCGCTGGCCGCCCGCGGTCCGTGGATCATCACCTCCAAGGGTGCGGTGCTGCACGATTCGGGCGGCTACGGCATGCTCGGTTTCGGTCATGGCCCGGACAAGATTCTCCAGGCCATGAACCAGCCGCACGTCATGGCCAATATCATGACGCCGAGCTTCTCCCACCTGCGTTTTTTCGAAGCACTCAAGGCAGAAATCGGCCATCGCCGCGCAGACGGCTGCCCGTATCACCGTTTCCTGTGCATGAACTCCGGCTCCGAGTCGGTCACCGTGGCCGGGCGGATTGCCGACATCAATGCCAAGCTGGCCACCGACCCGGGTGGTGACAGGTCCGGCTGGAAGATTCACCGGCTGTCGCTGACCGGCGGCTTCCATGGACGGACTGACCGTCCCGCACGCTACTCCGACTCCACCCGCAAAACTTACGTCAAGTTCCTCGCCTCCTTCCGCGACGAGGACCACCTGATCACGGTCGAACCCAACAATACCGAGCAGCTGCGCCAGGTCTTTTCCTGGGCCGAATCCAACAAGGTGTTCATCGAGGCCGCCTTCATGGAACCGGTCATGGGTGAAGGCAATCCGGGCGCCGATCTCGATCCCGAGTTCTATGCGCTGGCCCGCCAGCTCACGAAAGAGCACGGCACGCTGCTACTGGTTGATTCCATCCAGGCCGGCCTGCGCTCTCAGGGCGTGCTGTCCATCGTCGACTATCCCGGCTTCGAGAACCTTGAAGCCCCCGACATGGAAACCTATTCCAAGGCCCTCAATGCCGGCCAGTATCCGCTGTCGGTGCTGGCCATGAACGAACGTGCCGCCAGCCTGTATCAGAAAGGCGTATACGGCAACACCATGACGGCCAACCCCCGCGCCCTCGATGTGGGCACAACTGTGCTGCAGATGGTGACCCCGGCGCTGCGTGACAATATTGTCGAGCGCGGCAAGGAGTTCCTGGAAAAGTTCGGACAGCTGAAAGACACACTCGATGGCCGCATCACCCGCGTGCAGGGCACCGGCCTGCTCTTTTCGGTAGAGCTGGACAGCCGTCGATACAAGGCTTATGGCGAAGGTTCGACCGAGGAATACTTGCGCCTGAACGGCATCAACGTCATTCACGGTGGTGAAAACTCGCTGCGGTATACCCCGACATTCGGCATTACCTCAGCCGAAGTTGACCTGATCGTCGACGCAACGCGAGACGCGCTGCTGAACGGGCCGGTTAGAAATTCCGAAGTGGCAGCCTGAATCCAGGCGGGCGCCGGCCACGCAGGGCCGGCCTACCGGGCCTGGTGGCCGCAGGGGCGTTCGGCCACGCCTGCCCAGCTCTAGAGACCAACAATGGCAGCCATGGCCACCAGGCCGGTAGTCAGCGCAGATGCCAGGCTGGCGAATGCGAGCACCTCCCCGCCGAGATAGGCGCTACGCATCAGGCGGCTTCGCAATTCCTCAGCTCGGCCCCGATTGGCCCGGGCCTGCGATAACCGAAATGTCGTGTGCATGTTGTATCCTCCGTCTCCGTAATGGGTAACGGAATTTCAGCACGGCGACTTCTCAAAACCTGAGAATGAGCGCTTTCGGCATTCGGGTTACGATTCAAAGCCGAATACAGACCTTGAAATCATTTCCGCTGGAACGCCTGGCCTTACAGATAAAAGTTGCCGTTATCGGCGACCAACACGAGGAAACACCGACATGACCGTCTACGCACTAAACGGACTGGGAAGAATTGGCAAGCTGGCGCTCAAGCCCTTGCTGGAGCGCGGGGCGGAACTGGCCTGGATCAACGACTCGATCGGTGACCCGGCCATGCAGGCCCACCTGCTGGAATTCGATACCGTGCATGGTCGCTGGGACGCGAGATTCGAGCACGACGAGCGCAGTGTAATGATCGATGGGTGTCGGCTGCCGTTCATCGGGGAACGAAATCTGTCGGCCCTGCCCCTGCAAGACGTCGATGTGGTGATCGACTGTACCGGCGCGTTCAAATCCGAATCCGCACTCGCGCCTTACTTCGCGGCAGGTATAAAGCGGGTGGTGGTCTCGGCACCGGTCAAGGACGGGCCGACAGTCAACATCGTGTACGGCGTTAACCACGATACTTATGATCCAGCGCGCCACCGCATCGTGACCGCCGCCAGCTGCACCACCAATTGCCTGGCACCCGTGGTCAAGGTACTGCACGAGGCAGTCGGGATTCGCCATGGTTCCATCACCACCATTCACGATGTAACCAACACCCAGACCATCGTCGACCGACCGGCAAAGGACGTGCGGCGGGCCCGTTCGGCCCTGAACTCGCTGATCCCGACCACGACCGGCAGCGCGACGGCCATCACCTTGATCTACCCGGAACTCAAGGGGCGCCTGAACGGCCATGCGGTTCGCGTCCCGCTGTTGAACGCTTCGCTGACCGATTGTGTCTTCGAGATGGAGCGCAAGACGACGATCGAGGAGGTCAACGATCTGTTCCGGGCCGCGGCGGAAGGCAGCCTGAAGGGAATACTCGGCTACGAGGACCGGCCGCTGGTTTCGGCCGATTACGTCAATGACACCCGCTCGGCCATCATCGATGCTCAATCCACCATGGTCGTCAATGGCACCCAGGTCAAGGTCTATGCCTGGTACGACAACGAGATGGGCTATGCCCACCGCCTGGTCGATGTGGCTTTGATGGCTGGCACCCAATGACCTCAGTCCAATCTGCCCGTCCGGAGGGGCTGGCGGCCTACATCGCCGTTACCGCGGCCTACTGGGCTTTCATGCTCACCGACGGCGCGCTGCGCATGCTCGTGCTGCTCCACTTTCATGTACTTGGCTTCACCCCCGTCCAGCTCGCCTACCTGTTCGTACTCTATGAGTTTGCCGGAATGGTCACCAACCTGTCGGCCGGATGGATCGCTGCGCGCTTCGGTCTGACCAGCACCCTTTATGCCGGACTGGGCCTGCAAGTTCTGGCACTCATTGCACTGGCGCTACTCGACCCGGGCTGGGCTGTCGGCCTGTCGGTTGCCTATGTCATGCTGGTGCAAGGAGCTTCAGGGGTGGCCAAGGACCTGGCCAAGATGTCATCGAAGTCCGCGGTCAAGCTACTGGCACCAGGCGCGGCCGGCGGCCTGTTCCGCTGGGTCGCACTGCTGACGGGTTCGAAAAATGCGGTGAAGGGCCTGGGTTTCCTGCTGGGTGCGGCCCTGCTGGCGACCCTCGGTTTTGTCTCGGCCGTACTGAGCATGGCGGCCGTTCTGGCCATGATCC from Wenzhouxiangella sp. AB-CW3 includes:
- the queG gene encoding tRNA epoxyqueuosine(34) reductase QueG encodes the protein MSHVQDDRQSGGSPEKLARSIRQWGRELGFSAVGFADIDLADYEARLDDWLAKGFQGEMDWMAAHGRKRSRPDQLHPGTRSVIVTRMDYLPEAATPTLELAEQADRANISRYAVGRDYHKVIRKRLVKLARRIEQEIGPFNHRVFTDSAPVMEKALAEKAGLGWIGKHTLLLNRHEGSWFFLGEIFTDLNLPPDPPVRDHCGSCRRCIDICPTDAIVAPYQLDARRCISYLTIELKSAIPEEFRKAIGNRVFGCDDCQAVCPWNRYARFTGEDDFSPRRDLDAGDLIELFAWDEATFLSRTEGTAIRRTGYECWLRNLAVALGNAPTTPQVIAALKSRKNHPSPLVQEHVTWALNQHQHQHQHQHQHQHLTPNT
- a CDS encoding aminotransferase class III-fold pyridoxal phosphate-dependent enzyme encodes the protein MSILDKLSKLRSIGGKPLTHGLSDEILSKFADRDERLGQAVDDALGVIECWKSAYPELVAADEAEQKDALQAGYVNFYADDAVNPYVALAARGPWIITSKGAVLHDSGGYGMLGFGHGPDKILQAMNQPHVMANIMTPSFSHLRFFEALKAEIGHRRADGCPYHRFLCMNSGSESVTVAGRIADINAKLATDPGGDRSGWKIHRLSLTGGFHGRTDRPARYSDSTRKTYVKFLASFRDEDHLITVEPNNTEQLRQVFSWAESNKVFIEAAFMEPVMGEGNPGADLDPEFYALARQLTKEHGTLLLVDSIQAGLRSQGVLSIVDYPGFENLEAPDMETYSKALNAGQYPLSVLAMNERAASLYQKGVYGNTMTANPRALDVGTTVLQMVTPALRDNIVERGKEFLEKFGQLKDTLDGRITRVQGTGLLFSVELDSRRYKAYGEGSTEEYLRLNGINVIHGGENSLRYTPTFGITSAEVDLIVDATRDALLNGPVRNSEVAA
- a CDS encoding ArsJ-associated glyceraldehyde-3-phosphate dehydrogenase, which produces MTVYALNGLGRIGKLALKPLLERGAELAWINDSIGDPAMQAHLLEFDTVHGRWDARFEHDERSVMIDGCRLPFIGERNLSALPLQDVDVVIDCTGAFKSESALAPYFAAGIKRVVVSAPVKDGPTVNIVYGVNHDTYDPARHRIVTAASCTTNCLAPVVKVLHEAVGIRHGSITTIHDVTNTQTIVDRPAKDVRRARSALNSLIPTTTGSATAITLIYPELKGRLNGHAVRVPLLNASLTDCVFEMERKTTIEEVNDLFRAAAEGSLKGILGYEDRPLVSADYVNDTRSAIIDAQSTMVVNGTQVKVYAWYDNEMGYAHRLVDVALMAGTQ